One Qiania dongpingensis genomic window carries:
- a CDS encoding DUF4446 family protein translates to MENSILNDLGFDPIFIIIGLVVLVAVLAVLVVIQIVKTSKLAKKYDRFMRGRDAESLEEIFAQAFDDLRMLQAEDRANKDALKVINKVLVKSFHKTGLVKYDAFPGMGGKSSFALALMSQNKSGYILNAVHSRDSCYVYVKEIIKGETDAPLGREEEKAVRIALGLERPEN, encoded by the coding sequence ATGGAAAACAGCATATTGAATGATTTGGGGTTTGACCCGATTTTTATAATCATCGGATTGGTGGTCCTAGTTGCAGTTCTGGCGGTTTTGGTGGTAATACAAATTGTAAAGACATCAAAGCTGGCTAAAAAATATGACAGATTCATGCGGGGACGGGACGCAGAGTCTCTGGAGGAAATATTTGCCCAGGCTTTTGATGATCTCCGTATGCTGCAGGCTGAAGACAGAGCAAATAAGGATGCTTTAAAGGTGATCAATAAGGTATTGGTCAAATCATTTCATAAGACTGGACTGGTAAAATATGATGCTTTTCCCGGAATGGGAGGAAAATCCAGCTTTGCGCTGGCTCTCATGTCCCAAAATAAAAGCGGATATATACTGAACGCTGTGCACAGCAGAGATTCATGCTATGTGTATGTGAAGGAGATCATAAAAGGTGAGACGGACGCGCCTCTTGGAAGAGAAGAAGAAAAAGCGGTCAGGATTGCATTGGGACTGGAAAGGCCGGAAAACTGA
- a CDS encoding ParB/RepB/Spo0J family partition protein, with product MARAKRSGLGKGLDSLIPMGMELEDIQRPAQKKNVQMSAGSESAAPSDSENERPQTFLKISQIEPNREQPRKQFDEESLAELAESIKQYGVLQPLLVQKREDYYEIIAGERRWRAAKLAKVKEVPVIIKEYTPQEIMEISLIENIQREDLNPIEEASAYQRLIDEFHLKHEEIAVRVSKSRTAITNSMRLLKLDKRVQLMLVEGEISGGHARTLLSLEDKEIQYKVAERIIEHKLSVRETEKLVKSLLNPKNPKKTEEADSGQDFIYKNIESKIREILGTKVNINRKDANRGRIEIEYYSMEELERLMDLFGSMK from the coding sequence ATGGCACGAGCAAAAAGAAGCGGTCTCGGAAAGGGTCTGGATTCTTTGATTCCAATGGGAATGGAGCTGGAGGATATCCAGCGCCCGGCTCAGAAGAAAAATGTGCAGATGAGCGCAGGAAGCGAATCAGCCGCTCCTTCTGATTCCGAAAATGAAAGACCGCAGACTTTTTTAAAGATCAGTCAGATAGAGCCCAACCGTGAACAGCCAAGAAAGCAGTTTGATGAAGAATCACTTGCAGAGTTGGCAGAGTCCATAAAGCAATACGGTGTTCTTCAGCCTCTTCTTGTACAGAAAAGAGAGGACTATTATGAAATAATAGCAGGGGAACGGCGCTGGCGGGCTGCCAAGCTGGCTAAGGTGAAAGAAGTGCCGGTAATCATAAAAGAGTATACCCCCCAGGAAATCATGGAGATTTCACTGATCGAGAATATACAGAGAGAAGATTTGAACCCCATAGAGGAAGCGTCAGCGTACCAAAGGCTGATAGATGAATTTCATTTAAAACATGAAGAGATTGCCGTTCGGGTTTCCAAAAGCAGGACGGCGATAACCAATTCCATGCGTTTGTTGAAGCTGGATAAGAGGGTGCAGCTCATGTTAGTTGAAGGAGAAATATCCGGCGGTCATGCGAGAACGCTACTTTCGTTGGAAGACAAAGAGATACAGTATAAAGTAGCGGAGAGGATCATCGAACACAAGCTGAGTGTGAGAGAGACCGAAAAATTGGTAAAATCCCTTTTGAACCCGAAAAATCCAAAAAAAACGGAGGAAGCAGATTCCGGACAGGATTTTATTTACAAAAATATTGAGAGTAAAATAAGGGAAATTCTGGGAACGAAGGTAAACATCAATAGAAAAGACGCAAATAGAGGAAGAATAGAGATAGAGTATTATTCCATGGAAGAGCTGGAACGACTTATGGATTTGTTTGGAAGTATGAAATAA
- a CDS encoding ParA family protein yields the protein MGRIIAIANQKGGVGKTTTAINLSACLAEAGKKILTIDLDPQGNTTSGLGVNKNEKKHTTYELLIGQSTVEECLLQEVLPLLDVLPSNVNLSGAEIELIGISKKEFVLKREIDKIRDNYDFIIIDCPPSLNMLTVNAMTTADTVLVPIQCEYYALEGLSQLIHTINLVKQRLNPSLELEGVVFTMYDARTNLSLQVVENVKNSLKNTVYKTIIPRNVRLAEAPSHGMPITLYDTRSAGAESYRLLAEEVIQKNEMEE from the coding sequence ATGGGAAGAATTATAGCGATTGCAAATCAAAAGGGCGGCGTGGGAAAAACCACAACGGCAATTAATCTTTCTGCATGCTTGGCTGAAGCCGGAAAGAAAATATTAACTATAGACTTGGATCCTCAGGGAAATACGACAAGTGGTTTAGGGGTAAATAAAAATGAGAAGAAGCATACGACTTATGAGCTTCTCATTGGTCAGTCCACCGTGGAAGAGTGTCTGCTGCAGGAAGTACTCCCTCTATTGGATGTATTGCCCTCTAATGTTAATTTATCTGGTGCAGAGATCGAATTAATTGGCATAAGTAAAAAAGAATTTGTTTTGAAGAGAGAAATCGACAAGATTCGAGATAATTATGATTTTATCATTATAGACTGTCCTCCTTCTCTAAATATGTTGACGGTAAATGCTATGACAACCGCTGATACTGTGCTTGTCCCTATTCAATGTGAATATTATGCTTTGGAAGGACTTTCACAGCTGATACATACGATAAATCTGGTCAAACAGCGGCTGAATCCTTCTCTTGAGCTGGAGGGTGTTGTTTTTACCATGTATGACGCGAGGACGAATTTATCCCTGCAGGTTGTGGAAAACGTAAAAAACAGTCTTAAGAACACCGTCTACAAAACAATCATCCCGCGTAATGTGCGTCTTGCAGAAGCGCCAAGTCATGGAATGCCGATTACGTTGTATGATACAAGATCTGCAGGAGCAGAAAGCTATCGTTTATTGGCAGAAGAAGTGATACAAAAAAATGAAATGGAAGAATGA
- a CDS encoding alpha/beta fold hydrolase — MSKKSKFAKGVLLGAATAGIITAINKFIFMKSTAKNLLEKEKKDIFSWRFGDIFYTKVGHGKPLLLIHDLKTASSGYEWNKVIRYLSKSHTVYVVDLLGCGRSHKPNLTYTNFLYVQLLTDFIKSVIGHRADVIATGSSCSFVVTTCNNNSELFDKIVLINPDTVLRCGQTPNKYGKGYKFLIDLPIIGTLIYNIANSRKSITDKFLTVNYSNSYDIEPETISIYHESAHLGDSSAKALYASIKSNYTCLSINHSLKNINNSIFIIGGEREKQIQETIEDYCLINPAIEYEIINETAHLPQMERPEATASIICDYLDVQ; from the coding sequence ATGAGTAAAAAAAGTAAGTTTGCAAAAGGTGTTCTTCTGGGAGCTGCGACAGCTGGAATTATCACTGCCATTAATAAATTTATTTTTATGAAATCCACCGCGAAAAATTTACTAGAAAAAGAAAAAAAAGATATTTTTTCTTGGCGATTTGGTGATATTTTTTATACTAAAGTTGGTCATGGAAAACCGCTGCTTTTAATACATGATCTAAAAACTGCTTCTTCCGGTTATGAATGGAATAAGGTAATAAGATATCTTTCTAAATCTCATACTGTATATGTCGTTGACCTGCTGGGTTGCGGCCGTTCCCATAAACCAAATCTAACTTATACGAATTTTTTATATGTCCAATTGCTTACTGATTTTATAAAGTCTGTGATAGGACATCGGGCAGATGTGATTGCCACCGGTTCTTCCTGCTCCTTTGTTGTCACGACCTGCAATAATAACTCAGAATTATTTGATAAAATTGTTTTAATAAATCCTGATACTGTTTTAAGATGCGGCCAGACCCCTAACAAATATGGCAAGGGATACAAATTTTTAATAGATCTGCCTATTATTGGGACTCTAATTTATAATATTGCCAACAGCAGAAAGAGCATAACGGATAAATTTCTTACGGTCAATTATTCAAATTCCTACGATATCGAACCCGAGACAATCTCCATCTATCACGAATCGGCTCATTTGGGAGATTCTTCCGCAAAAGCTTTATATGCCAGTATCAAAAGTAATTATACATGTCTCAGCATAAATCACTCATTAAAGAATATAAATAACAGTATTTTTATAATAGGCGGAGAACGGGAAAAGCAGATTCAGGAAACAATAGAAGACTACTGTTTGATAAATCCGGCCATTGAATATGAGATTATAAACGAGACTGCACATCTTCCTCAAATGGAACGTCCTGAAGCAACTGCTTCCATAATATGTGATTATCTTGATGTACAATAA
- the rsmG gene encoding 16S rRNA (guanine(527)-N(7))-methyltransferase RsmG, with protein sequence MMSKEKFIKERFDQEGISLTDDQVSQFAVYYELLTETNKVMNLTAITQFEEVVEKHFLDSVMIIKQHDFSSIKSLIDVGTGAGFPGMPIKILYPQISVTLLDSLNKRMAFLQKVVDNLNLDHIDLVHGRAEDFGRDPLFREKYDLCVSRAVANLSTLSEYCTPFVKVGGFFVSYKSGNIEEELENAKPGIKRLGCKTKKVEIFTLNSTEAMKKVDDGYKRSFIFIERMEKLDKRYPRKAGIPAKMPLS encoded by the coding sequence ATGATGAGTAAAGAGAAATTCATAAAAGAACGGTTTGATCAGGAAGGAATAAGTCTTACAGATGATCAGGTTTCACAGTTTGCTGTGTATTATGAGCTTTTAACAGAGACAAATAAAGTGATGAATTTGACAGCCATAACTCAGTTTGAAGAGGTAGTAGAGAAACATTTTTTAGACAGTGTGATGATTATTAAACAACATGATTTTTCATCAATTAAGAGTCTTATTGATGTGGGTACAGGCGCAGGATTTCCAGGCATGCCGATCAAGATACTTTATCCACAGATTTCCGTCACGCTTCTGGATTCTTTGAACAAAAGAATGGCTTTTTTACAAAAAGTTGTGGATAACTTAAACCTTGACCACATAGATCTGGTACACGGGAGGGCGGAAGATTTTGGGAGAGATCCGCTGTTCCGGGAAAAGTACGATTTATGTGTCTCCAGAGCAGTCGCTAATTTATCCACCTTATCGGAATACTGTACCCCATTTGTAAAAGTGGGTGGATTTTTTGTATCTTATAAATCTGGTAATATAGAAGAAGAATTGGAAAATGCAAAACCTGGTATTAAACGCTTAGGATGCAAAACAAAAAAGGTTGAGATATTTACGTTAAATTCTACTGAGGCCATGAAAAAAGTGGATGACGGATATAAAAGGAGCTTTATCTTCATAGAACGAATGGAGAAATTGGACAAAAGATATCCGAGGAAAGCGGGTATACCGGCTAAAATGCCATTGTCCTAA
- the mnmG gene encoding tRNA uridine-5-carboxymethylaminomethyl(34) synthesis enzyme MnmG, with amino-acid sequence MSEKNNVLREKYDVIVIGAGHAGCEAALAAARLGQETIMFTVSVDSIALMPCNPNIGGSSKGHLVRELDALGGEMGVNIDKTFIQSKMLNRSKGPAVHSLRAQADKQEYTRQMRRTLENTDHLTIRQAEVSELIVENRVLKGVKTVSGAEYYGKAAVLATGVYLRARCIYGNVSNPTGPNGLQAATHLTDSLIKNGIKMYRFKTGTPARVDKRSIDFSKMEEQLGDEKIIPFSFMTDPESIQRDQVSCWLTYTNEETHKIIRDNLDRSPLFSGFIEGTGPRYCPSIEDKVVKFADKNRHQVFIEPEGEYTNEMYLGGMSSSLPEDVQYAMYRTVPGLEKVKIVRNAYAIEYDCIDARQLYPTLEFREIEGLYSGGQFNGSSGYEEAAAQGLMAGINAARKVKGLEGIVLDRSQAYIGVLIDDLVTKESHEPYRMMTSRAEYRLLLRQDNADLRLTEIGHEIGLIGKERYQSVLKKKEEIEKEIFRLEHTTVGGTEKVQAFLERQNSTLLKNGITMAELIKRPELSYEILEEIDPGRPVLSDAVKEQVDINLKYEGYIKRQKSQVRQFKKLEGKKLPSFMNYYDIKGLRKEAMQKLDQLKPVNIGQASRISGVSPADISVLLVYLEQMRGIRRS; translated from the coding sequence ATGTCAGAAAAGAATAACGTGCTGAGAGAAAAATATGATGTGATAGTAATAGGGGCAGGACATGCAGGATGTGAAGCGGCATTGGCCGCCGCTAGGCTTGGGCAGGAAACAATTATGTTCACCGTAAGTGTGGACAGCATTGCCCTCATGCCCTGTAATCCCAATATAGGAGGAAGTTCAAAAGGCCATTTGGTCAGGGAACTGGATGCCTTAGGAGGGGAGATGGGAGTAAATATCGATAAGACCTTCATCCAGTCTAAAATGCTGAACAGATCAAAGGGGCCGGCTGTCCATTCTCTGCGGGCGCAGGCAGATAAGCAGGAATATACCAGGCAGATGAGAAGGACGCTGGAGAATACGGATCATTTGACAATACGTCAGGCAGAAGTCTCAGAGCTGATCGTGGAAAATAGAGTCCTTAAAGGAGTAAAGACGGTTTCTGGGGCAGAATATTATGGAAAAGCGGCGGTACTGGCGACAGGCGTTTATCTTCGGGCGCGTTGTATCTATGGAAATGTGAGTAATCCGACGGGACCGAATGGCCTTCAGGCAGCGACGCATTTGACGGATTCTCTTATAAAAAATGGAATTAAGATGTATCGTTTTAAGACGGGGACTCCTGCCAGAGTGGATAAGAGAAGCATTGATTTTTCAAAAATGGAAGAACAGCTTGGAGATGAAAAAATAATTCCATTTTCTTTTATGACAGATCCGGAATCCATACAAAGGGATCAGGTTTCCTGCTGGCTTACCTATACAAATGAGGAGACTCATAAAATCATACGTGATAATCTGGACCGATCTCCTCTTTTCTCTGGATTTATAGAAGGAACTGGTCCGCGCTATTGTCCGTCCATAGAAGATAAGGTAGTAAAATTCGCGGATAAAAACAGGCATCAGGTCTTCATAGAGCCTGAGGGTGAATATACAAATGAAATGTATTTAGGAGGAATGTCCAGTTCTCTGCCGGAGGATGTCCAGTATGCCATGTACAGGACTGTGCCTGGACTGGAAAAGGTAAAGATTGTCAGGAATGCCTATGCCATTGAATATGACTGCATTGATGCAAGACAATTATATCCCACATTGGAATTTCGGGAAATAGAGGGACTTTACAGCGGCGGCCAGTTTAACGGCAGTTCCGGTTATGAAGAAGCGGCGGCCCAGGGACTGATGGCCGGCATAAATGCGGCGAGAAAGGTCAAAGGACTGGAAGGCATTGTTTTGGATCGGTCACAGGCATATATAGGCGTCTTGATTGATGATCTGGTAACAAAAGAAAGTCATGAGCCGTATCGTATGATGACGTCGAGAGCAGAATACCGCTTGCTGCTTCGTCAGGATAATGCGGATTTGAGGCTGACAGAGATAGGTCATGAAATTGGATTGATTGGGAAAGAACGGTATCAGTCTGTACTCAAGAAAAAAGAGGAAATAGAAAAAGAAATATTTCGTTTGGAGCATACGACTGTAGGGGGGACGGAAAAAGTCCAGGCTTTTTTAGAAAGGCAAAACAGTACTTTACTGAAAAATGGAATTACAATGGCTGAGCTGATCAAGCGGCCTGAGCTTTCTTATGAGATCCTTGAAGAGATTGACCCCGGACGTCCGGTATTATCCGACGCGGTAAAAGAACAGGTGGATATTAACCTTAAATATGAAGGATATATCAAACGTCAAAAAAGCCAGGTCAGACAGTTTAAAAAACTGGAAGGTAAAAAACTGCCTTCCTTTATGAATTATTATGATATAAAGGGGCTTAGGAAGGAAGCGATGCAGAAGCTGGATCAATTAAAACCTGTCAACATAGGACAGGCGTCCCGCATATCAGGTGTATCGCCGGCGGATATTTCCGTATTGCTCGTATATTTGGAACAAATGAGAGGAATCAGGCGTTCTTAA
- the mnmE gene encoding tRNA uridine-5-carboxymethylaminomethyl(34) synthesis GTPase MnmE, which produces MNAANTIAAIATAMSSSGIGIVRISGDEALEILSRVFYPARKDYNVMELKSHTVIYGHIYDGDTLIDEVLVLYMKRPHSYTAEDTVEIDCHGGVLVVKKVLEAVLKNGARPAEAGEFTKRAFLNGRIDLSQAEAVMELIDSKNEYAMKSSLKQLKGSLSEKIISLRERILYEIAFIESALDDPENISLEGYGERLKEAVDAMKKEVDDLIQSADNGRMVSEGIKTVILGKPNAGKSSVLNLLIGEDRAIVTEIAGTTRDTLEEHMMLNGISLNIMDTAGIRSTDDIVEKIGVKRAMDHAEDADLILYVVDSSESLTEDDERIIQIIQNKHAIVLLNKSDLNPILLKEEMERKTGKQVILFSAKKEEGLDELSEAITDLFFSGNLDFNDEIYITSARQKNALLKASESFSQVNESLENHMPEDFYSIDLMDAYEALGMIIGEAVEDDLVNEIFSRFCMGK; this is translated from the coding sequence ATGAACGCAGCAAATACTATAGCAGCCATTGCCACGGCCATGAGCAGTTCCGGTATAGGAATTGTGCGGATCAGCGGAGATGAAGCACTGGAGATCCTGTCCAGGGTATTTTATCCCGCGAGAAAAGATTATAATGTAATGGAATTGAAAAGCCACACTGTGATATATGGGCATATTTATGATGGCGATACTTTGATAGACGAAGTGCTTGTGCTGTATATGAAGAGGCCTCACAGTTATACAGCGGAAGATACAGTAGAAATTGACTGCCACGGCGGTGTTCTTGTGGTCAAAAAAGTATTGGAGGCTGTACTTAAAAATGGTGCAAGGCCGGCGGAAGCCGGAGAATTTACCAAAAGAGCTTTTTTAAATGGAAGGATAGATCTGTCTCAGGCAGAGGCAGTCATGGAATTGATTGATTCTAAAAATGAATATGCGATGAAAAGTTCTCTTAAACAGCTGAAGGGTTCTTTATCAGAAAAGATAATTTCTTTAAGAGAAAGGATTTTATATGAGATCGCGTTTATTGAATCGGCGCTGGACGATCCGGAGAATATTTCGTTGGAGGGGTATGGGGAACGTCTGAAAGAAGCTGTAGATGCAATGAAAAAGGAAGTGGACGATCTAATTCAGTCAGCCGACAATGGAAGAATGGTATCAGAAGGAATTAAAACTGTCATACTGGGAAAGCCAAATGCCGGTAAATCTTCTGTACTGAATCTTCTGATAGGAGAAGACAGAGCGATTGTGACAGAAATAGCGGGAACAACCAGGGATACTCTTGAGGAACATATGATGTTAAACGGCATCAGCTTGAATATCATGGATACGGCCGGTATACGCAGTACAGATGATATAGTGGAAAAAATCGGTGTAAAACGTGCTATGGATCATGCAGAGGATGCGGATCTTATTTTATACGTGGTAGATTCTTCCGAGAGCCTGACAGAGGATGATGAACGGATAATTCAGATCATTCAGAACAAACATGCAATCGTATTGTTGAATAAGTCAGATTTGAATCCAATTCTTTTGAAGGAGGAAATGGAAAGAAAAACGGGAAAACAGGTGATTTTATTTTCTGCGAAAAAAGAAGAGGGACTCGATGAACTTTCTGAAGCGATAACAGATCTCTTTTTTTCAGGAAATCTGGATTTTAATGATGAGATTTATATTACCAGCGCCAGACAAAAGAATGCTCTTTTGAAAGCGTCTGAAAGCTTCAGTCAGGTGAATGAAAGTTTAGAAAATCATATGCCGGAGGATTTTTATTCGATAGATTTAATGGACGCATATGAGGCGTTGGGTATGATCATCGGTGAAGCAGTGGAAGACGATCTGGTCAATGAGATATTCAGTAGATTTTGTATGGGAAAATAG
- the jag gene encoding RNA-binding cell elongation regulator Jag/EloR, producing MSEYIEISAKTVDDAVTKALIQLETTSDKLEYVVVEKGSTGILGIFNSKPAIIKARKVLTISDVAEEFLHKIFASMNMEVNITSSMDEEEKCLNIDLSGEDMGVLIGKRGQTLDSLQYLVSLIINKNSDEYLRVKLDTENYRERRKATLESLAKNIAAKVKRTKRSVSLEPMNPYERRIIHSVLQNDKYVITRSDGEEPYRHVIVSLKRDSRKDRYEKYDRQDRGRQDREYQERHV from the coding sequence ATGAGCGAGTATATCGAAATATCAGCCAAAACAGTGGATGATGCGGTCACGAAAGCTTTGATTCAGTTGGAAACGACCAGTGATAAGCTGGAATATGTCGTAGTTGAAAAAGGCAGTACAGGAATCCTGGGAATCTTTAACAGCAAACCTGCTATCATAAAGGCGAGGAAGGTTTTAACCATATCTGATGTCGCTGAAGAATTTCTGCACAAGATATTTGCATCTATGAATATGGAAGTGAATATCACATCATCCATGGATGAGGAAGAAAAGTGCCTGAATATCGATCTGAGCGGAGAGGATATGGGGGTACTCATAGGAAAAAGAGGACAGACTCTGGATTCTCTTCAATATCTGGTAAGTCTGATCATCAATAAGAACAGTGATGAATATCTTCGGGTAAAGCTGGATACAGAAAATTACCGGGAAAGAAGAAAGGCCACATTAGAAAGCCTGGCTAAAAATATAGCAGCCAAGGTAAAAAGAACAAAGAGATCTGTATCTTTGGAGCCAATGAATCCTTATGAAAGAAGGATTATTCATTCCGTCCTTCAGAATGATAAATATGTGATAACAAGAAGTGATGGAGAAGAACCTTATCGTCATGTTATCGTTTCATTAAAGAGGGATAGCCGGAAGGATCGTTATGAAAAATACGACCGACAAGACAGAGGCCGCCAGGATAGAGAATATCAGGAGAGACATGTGTAA